One Saccharopolyspora erythraea NRRL 2338 genomic region harbors:
- the nuoN gene encoding NADH-quinone oxidoreductase subunit NuoN — protein sequence MSQVELPLIDYAAITPILVILGAACLGVLVEAFLPRHQRWSAQVGLSLLALVAAGVALALHARQGGTGVTTLSDSLAIDAPTLFLWGTLLALGLGAILLIADRSVESGGAFVAESNDTGPAGAGEMTRATAAVAGMRTEVFPLALFALGGMMVFCAANDLLTMFIALEVLSLPLYLMCGLAKRRRLLSQEAAVKYFLLGAFASAFFLYGLALLYGYAGSVKLSAIAAATAGTDRSDTLLFAGLGLLVVGLLFKASVGPFHTWTPDVYQGAPTAVTGFMAACTKVAAFGGILRVLQVAFEASSWEWRGVLYAVAIVSMAIGVVLGLTQSDIKRMIAYSSVAHAGFLLVGSIALTERGLAGTMFYLLAYGFTTIAIFGVISLVRTSDGEATHLSDWAGLAKRSPVVAWVFTFLLLALAGIPMTSGFVGKFVVFEAALADGMAPLVVVALVASAVAAFFYLRVIVLMHFSEPAEDGPTVSVPGAFTTAAITLGVVVTLLLGVLPSLALDWANLGGFVS from the coding sequence GTGAGTCAGGTCGAGCTGCCGCTGATCGACTACGCGGCGATCACTCCGATCCTGGTGATCCTCGGGGCGGCGTGCCTGGGGGTGCTGGTCGAGGCGTTCCTGCCGCGCCACCAGCGGTGGTCGGCGCAGGTCGGGCTGAGCCTGCTGGCGCTGGTCGCGGCCGGGGTCGCGCTGGCGCTGCACGCCCGGCAGGGCGGCACCGGCGTCACGACGCTGTCGGACTCCCTGGCCATCGACGCGCCGACGCTGTTCCTGTGGGGCACGCTGCTGGCCCTCGGCCTGGGCGCGATCCTGCTGATCGCCGACCGCTCGGTGGAGTCGGGTGGTGCGTTCGTCGCCGAGTCCAACGACACCGGCCCGGCCGGTGCGGGCGAGATGACCCGCGCGACCGCCGCGGTCGCGGGCATGCGCACCGAGGTGTTCCCACTCGCGCTGTTCGCCCTCGGCGGGATGATGGTCTTCTGCGCGGCCAACGACCTGCTGACGATGTTCATCGCGCTGGAGGTGCTGAGCCTCCCGCTGTACCTGATGTGCGGCCTGGCCAAGCGCCGCAGGCTCCTCTCGCAGGAGGCGGCGGTCAAGTACTTCCTGCTGGGCGCGTTCGCGTCGGCGTTCTTCCTCTACGGGCTGGCTCTGCTCTACGGCTACGCCGGCTCGGTCAAGCTGTCGGCGATCGCCGCCGCGACCGCGGGCACCGACCGCTCCGACACCCTGCTGTTCGCCGGGCTCGGCCTGCTGGTGGTGGGCCTGCTGTTCAAGGCGTCGGTCGGGCCGTTCCACACCTGGACCCCGGACGTCTACCAGGGCGCGCCGACCGCGGTGACCGGCTTCATGGCGGCCTGCACGAAGGTCGCCGCGTTCGGCGGCATCCTGCGGGTCCTGCAGGTCGCCTTCGAGGCGTCGAGCTGGGAGTGGCGCGGGGTGCTGTACGCGGTGGCGATCGTGTCGATGGCCATCGGCGTGGTGCTGGGCCTGACCCAGAGCGACATCAAGCGGATGATCGCCTACTCCTCGGTGGCCCACGCCGGGTTCCTGCTGGTCGGCTCGATCGCGCTGACCGAGCGGGGGCTGGCGGGCACCATGTTCTACCTGCTGGCCTACGGCTTCACCACGATCGCGATCTTCGGCGTGATCAGCCTGGTCCGCACCTCCGATGGTGAGGCTACTCACCTTTCGGACTGGGCCGGGCTGGCCAAGCGGTCGCCGGTGGTGGCCTGGGTGTTCACCTTCCTGCTCCTCGCGCTCGCGGGCATCCCGATGACCAGCGGCTTCGTCGGGAAGTTCGTGGTCTTCGAGGCCGCTCTCGCCGACGGTATGGCACCGTTGGTGGTGGTGGCCCTGGTGGCTAGTGCGGTCGCGGCGTTCTTCTACCTTCGTGTCATCGTGCTGATGCATTTCAGCGAACCGGCCGAGGACGGCCCCACCGTCAGCGTGCCGGGCGCGTTCACGACGGCGGCGATCACGCTGGGCGTGGTCGTGACGCTGTTGCTGGGCGTGCTGCCGTCGTTGGCACTGGACTGGGCCAACCTCGGTGGCTTCGTGTCGTAG
- a CDS encoding complex I subunit 4 family protein, translating to MTVLLALILLPLFGSVVVGLLRGNEQVAKWTALAFSLVEVVLAAVAWLEYDPAGARMQLTSSVPWIPAFDINLSFGVDGIALVMVAVIALLLPLVLGYSWGEKLPAGRTHGGFFSLLLLEQALTVGVFAATDVFLFYVLFEIMLIPMYFLIGGYGGEQRTYAAVKFFLYSFLGGLIMLASAIGAYVYSAQVLGQGTFDWAKLVPVLADAPTDVQVWIFLGFFTAFAIKAPLVPFHTWLPDAAAQAPIGVAVIVVGVLDKVGTFGFLRYSLPLTPEASKLLTPLVLVLAVLGVLYGSLQAFGQDDLKRFIAYVSIAHFGFIALGIFAFTSQSQVGAVSYMINHSIATGMLILAIGMVISRGGSTRIADYGGMARLTPLLAGVLLVAGLSTLSLPGTNSFISEFLVLIGAFPTQPVYTVLATVGMVLAAVYVLRIYQQVMQGPVRGDALLASAAGPGAVGDPELPEKHRRGITDLDLREKAVLAPLIVLVLALGFYPKPVLDVIGPSVGATMSEVGVTDPVTSQGGN from the coding sequence ATGACCGTGCTCCTCGCACTGATCCTGCTGCCGCTGTTCGGCTCGGTGGTGGTCGGTCTGCTGCGCGGCAACGAGCAGGTGGCGAAGTGGACCGCGCTGGCGTTCTCGCTCGTCGAGGTCGTCCTGGCCGCCGTCGCGTGGCTCGAGTACGACCCGGCGGGCGCGCGGATGCAGCTCACCAGCTCGGTGCCGTGGATCCCCGCCTTCGACATCAACCTGTCGTTCGGCGTGGACGGCATCGCGCTGGTCATGGTCGCGGTGATCGCACTGCTGCTGCCGCTGGTGCTGGGCTACAGCTGGGGCGAGAAGCTGCCTGCGGGCCGCACCCACGGCGGGTTCTTCTCGCTGCTGCTGCTGGAGCAGGCGCTGACGGTCGGCGTCTTCGCCGCGACCGACGTGTTCCTGTTCTACGTGCTGTTCGAGATCATGCTGATCCCGATGTACTTCCTCATCGGCGGGTACGGCGGTGAGCAGCGCACCTACGCCGCGGTGAAGTTCTTCCTGTACTCCTTCCTCGGCGGCCTGATCATGCTGGCCTCGGCGATCGGCGCCTACGTCTACTCGGCGCAGGTGCTGGGGCAGGGCACCTTCGACTGGGCGAAGCTGGTGCCTGTGCTGGCAGACGCGCCGACAGACGTGCAGGTGTGGATCTTCCTCGGCTTCTTCACGGCGTTCGCCATCAAGGCCCCGCTGGTGCCGTTCCACACCTGGCTGCCCGACGCCGCCGCGCAGGCGCCGATCGGCGTCGCGGTCATCGTCGTCGGCGTGCTGGACAAGGTCGGCACCTTCGGCTTCCTGCGCTACAGCCTGCCGCTGACGCCGGAGGCCTCGAAGCTGCTGACGCCGCTGGTGCTGGTGCTGGCGGTGCTCGGGGTGCTGTACGGGTCGCTGCAGGCGTTCGGCCAGGACGACCTCAAGCGGTTCATCGCCTACGTCTCGATCGCCCACTTCGGCTTCATCGCGCTGGGCATCTTCGCCTTCACCTCGCAGTCGCAGGTGGGCGCGGTGTCGTACATGATCAACCACAGCATCGCGACCGGCATGCTGATCCTGGCCATCGGCATGGTGATCAGCCGCGGCGGCTCGACCCGCATCGCCGACTACGGCGGCATGGCGCGGCTGACGCCGCTGCTGGCGGGCGTGCTGCTGGTCGCCGGGCTCAGCACGCTGTCGCTGCCCGGCACCAACTCGTTCATCAGCGAGTTCCTGGTGCTGATCGGAGCGTTCCCGACCCAGCCGGTCTACACGGTCCTGGCGACCGTCGGCATGGTGCTGGCCGCGGTGTACGTGCTCCGGATCTACCAGCAGGTGATGCAGGGGCCGGTGCGCGGCGACGCGCTGCTGGCGTCGGCAGCGGGCCCCGGCGCGGTCGGCGACCCGGAGCTGCCGGAGAAACACCGGCGCGGCATCACCGACCTCGACCTCCGGGAGAAGGCGGTCCTCGCGCCGCTGATCGTGCTCGTGCTGGCGCTGGGCTTCTACCCGAAGCCGGTGCTGGACGTGATCGGCCCGTCGGTCGGCGCAACCATGAGCGAGGTCGGTGTCACCGACCCCGTCACCTCGCAGGGAGGTAACTGA
- the nuoL gene encoding NADH-quinone oxidoreductase subunit L has translation MQQNAWLLIALPAFGALVLLLAGRRANGWGHVLGCATVIGSFAYALALFFSINGLPAAQRERELHLFSWIPVEALQVDFGLRLDPLSMVFMLLITGVGALIHVYSIGYMAHDQEGRTGRDNTERRRFFAYLNLFVAAMLVLVMGNSFVTLYLGWEGVGLASYLLIGFWQGRPSAAAAATKAFVMNRVGDIGLALAIFLLFANLGTTQYSEVFTRAGELSPGVLLAITLLLLLGACGKSGQVPLQAWLPDAMEGPTPVSALIHAATMVTAGVYLIARANPLYTLSPDGRLVVTIVGAVTLLVGCVIGCAYDDIKKVLAYSTVSQIGYMILAVGLGPAGYALGIMHLLTHGFFKAGLFLGAGSVMHGMNDEVDMRKFGGLHRYMPITFATFGMGYLALIGFPFMSGFYSKDAIIEAAFGQEGWRGWVFGGAALLGAGITAFYMTRLVLMTFFGEKRWENLKTSDGKDFHPHESPGVMTGPMVVLAVGSIGAGGFFVAGNRLVDYLTPSLGGLAESHHGVLPHEVVPYLTVALSALGVLVAWLVVGRKPVPVVRPERVSPVVRAARADLYGNALNRGLVVLPTTLLTRGLVEVDRKGVDGTVTGVAGLLGFGSTRMRRWQTGFVRSYALSMLAGGVILIAALMAVGTP, from the coding sequence ATCCAGCAGAACGCGTGGCTGCTCATCGCGCTGCCCGCGTTCGGCGCGCTGGTGCTGCTGCTGGCCGGGCGCCGGGCCAACGGGTGGGGCCACGTCCTGGGCTGCGCGACGGTGATCGGCTCGTTCGCGTACGCGCTCGCGCTGTTCTTCTCCATCAACGGCCTGCCGGCGGCGCAGCGGGAGCGGGAGCTGCACCTGTTCTCCTGGATCCCGGTCGAGGCCCTGCAGGTCGACTTCGGGCTCCGGCTGGACCCCCTGTCGATGGTGTTCATGCTGCTGATCACGGGCGTGGGCGCGCTGATCCACGTCTACTCGATCGGCTACATGGCCCACGACCAGGAAGGCCGCACCGGCAGGGACAACACCGAGCGGCGCCGGTTCTTCGCCTACTTGAACCTGTTCGTCGCCGCGATGCTCGTGCTGGTCATGGGCAACAGCTTCGTGACGCTCTACCTCGGCTGGGAAGGCGTCGGCCTGGCGTCCTACCTGCTGATCGGCTTCTGGCAGGGCCGCCCGTCGGCGGCAGCGGCGGCGACCAAGGCGTTCGTGATGAACCGCGTCGGCGACATCGGCCTGGCGCTGGCGATCTTCCTGCTGTTCGCCAACCTCGGCACCACGCAGTACTCGGAGGTCTTCACCAGGGCCGGTGAGCTCTCCCCGGGCGTGCTGCTCGCGATCACGCTGCTGCTCCTGCTCGGGGCCTGCGGCAAGTCCGGCCAGGTCCCGCTGCAGGCGTGGTTGCCGGACGCGATGGAGGGCCCGACCCCCGTCTCCGCGCTCATCCACGCCGCGACCATGGTCACCGCCGGTGTTTACCTGATCGCCAGGGCGAACCCGCTCTACACGCTCTCGCCGGACGGCAGGCTGGTCGTCACCATCGTCGGCGCGGTCACGCTGCTGGTCGGATGCGTCATCGGCTGCGCCTACGACGACATCAAGAAGGTGCTTGCCTACTCCACGGTCAGCCAGATCGGCTACATGATCCTCGCGGTGGGCCTCGGCCCGGCCGGCTACGCGCTCGGCATCATGCACCTGCTCACCCACGGCTTCTTCAAGGCCGGGCTGTTCCTCGGCGCGGGCTCGGTGATGCACGGCATGAACGACGAGGTCGACATGCGCAAGTTCGGCGGCCTCCACCGGTACATGCCGATCACCTTCGCCACCTTCGGGATGGGCTACCTCGCACTGATCGGCTTCCCGTTCATGTCGGGCTTCTACTCCAAGGACGCGATCATCGAGGCCGCGTTCGGCCAGGAGGGCTGGCGCGGCTGGGTCTTCGGCGGCGCGGCGCTGCTGGGCGCGGGCATCACGGCCTTCTACATGACCCGCCTGGTGCTGATGACGTTCTTCGGCGAGAAGCGCTGGGAGAACCTGAAGACGAGCGACGGGAAGGACTTCCACCCGCACGAGTCCCCGGGGGTGATGACCGGGCCGATGGTCGTGCTCGCGGTCGGCTCGATCGGGGCCGGCGGGTTCTTCGTCGCGGGCAACCGCCTGGTCGACTACCTGACGCCGTCGCTGGGCGGGCTCGCCGAAAGTCACCACGGGGTGCTGCCGCACGAGGTGGTCCCGTACCTGACGGTCGCGCTCTCGGCGCTCGGCGTCCTGGTCGCCTGGCTGGTCGTCGGGCGCAAGCCGGTCCCGGTCGTGCGGCCCGAGCGCGTGTCCCCGGTCGTGCGCGCGGCCCGCGCCGACCTCTACGGCAACGCGCTGAACCGCGGACTCGTGGTGCTGCCGACCACGCTGCTGACCCGCGGCCTGGTCGAGGTCGACCGCAAGGGCGTCGACGGCACCGTCACCGGGGTGGCCGGCCTGCTCGGGTTCGGATCCACCCGGATGCGGCGCTGGCAGACCGGATTCGTCCGCTCCTACGCCCTGTCCATGCTCGCAGGCGGCGTGATCCTGATCGCCGCCCTGATGGCCGTGGGGACGCCATGA
- the nuoK gene encoding NADH-quinone oxidoreductase subunit NuoK: MTPTYYLLLSALLFSIGAVGVLVRRNAIVVFMCVELMLNAVNLTLVTFARINGSVDGQVMAFFVMVVAAAEVVVGLAIIMSIFRTRRSASVDDANLLKY; encoded by the coding sequence GTGACCCCGACCTACTACCTGCTGTTGTCGGCCCTGCTGTTCAGCATCGGGGCGGTGGGCGTCCTGGTCCGGCGCAACGCGATCGTCGTGTTCATGTGCGTCGAGCTGATGCTCAACGCCGTAAACCTGACGCTGGTGACCTTCGCCCGCATCAACGGGTCGGTGGACGGGCAGGTCATGGCCTTCTTCGTGATGGTCGTCGCCGCGGCAGAGGTCGTGGTCGGCCTGGCGATCATCATGTCGATCTTCCGTACGCGTCGCTCGGCCTCGGTCGATGACGCCAACCTCCTGAAGTACTGA
- a CDS encoding NADH-quinone oxidoreductase subunit J — protein MALAAQILQQTQYLAQTQAQDVVGTGEAVVFWTLGPLALLGAMGMVFARNAVHSALWLVLTMLCLGVLYMAQSAPFLGFTQIIVYTGAIMMLFLFVLMMVGRDSSDSVVEVLRGQRLAAALAGVGFAVLLVTGLARSLTDVPVAAPLNPWSPQGGGAGGLGRLIFTDYLFPFELTSALLITAALGAMVLAYGGKGRAKRLSQRDMADARFRSARVSPLPGPGVYATANSVATPALLPDGSVAPESLSELLDNLPADRLRDERRAVSGDASEPGPRALTGEGQSERATTPERSEPEHTNGDGPHPGGGNGSGNGNGKESEQASTEEVRR, from the coding sequence ATGGCACTCGCGGCCCAGATCCTCCAGCAAACGCAGTACCTGGCGCAGACGCAGGCCCAGGACGTGGTCGGAACCGGCGAGGCCGTGGTCTTCTGGACCCTCGGCCCGCTGGCGCTGCTCGGCGCCATGGGCATGGTCTTCGCCCGCAACGCGGTGCACTCCGCGCTGTGGCTGGTGCTGACGATGCTGTGCCTCGGCGTGCTCTACATGGCCCAGAGCGCGCCGTTCCTCGGCTTCACCCAGATCATCGTCTACACCGGCGCGATCATGATGCTGTTCCTGTTCGTGCTGATGATGGTGGGCCGCGACTCGTCGGACTCGGTCGTGGAGGTGCTGCGCGGGCAGCGGCTGGCCGCGGCGCTGGCGGGCGTGGGCTTCGCCGTGCTGCTGGTGACCGGCCTGGCCAGGTCGCTGACCGACGTGCCGGTCGCCGCGCCGCTGAACCCGTGGTCGCCGCAGGGCGGTGGCGCGGGCGGCCTCGGGCGGCTGATCTTCACCGACTACCTCTTCCCGTTCGAGCTGACCTCGGCGCTGCTGATCACCGCGGCGCTGGGCGCGATGGTCCTGGCCTACGGCGGCAAGGGGCGGGCCAAGCGGCTGTCGCAGCGCGACATGGCCGACGCCCGCTTCCGCAGCGCGCGGGTCTCGCCGCTGCCCGGCCCCGGCGTCTACGCGACGGCGAACTCGGTGGCCACGCCCGCGCTGCTGCCCGACGGCTCGGTCGCCCCGGAGTCGCTGTCGGAGCTGCTGGACAACCTGCCCGCCGACCGGCTCCGCGATGAGCGCCGGGCGGTTTCGGGGGACGCGTCCGAGCCCGGGCCGCGGGCGCTGACCGGTGAGGGGCAGTCCGAGCGGGCCACGACCCCGGAGCGCTCCGAGCCGGAGCACACCAACGGCGACGGACCGCACCCCGGCGGCGGCAACGGCAGCGGGAACGGCAACGGCAAGGAATCCGAGCAAGCATCCACCGAGGAGGTCCGGCGGTGA
- the nuoI gene encoding NADH-quinone oxidoreductase subunit NuoI, which translates to MGVFDPIKGFGVTFSTMFRKVVTEEYPEVKKIPAPRFHGKHQLNRHPDGLEKCVGCELCAWACPADAIFVEGGTNTEDERYSPGERYGMDYQINYLRCIGCGLCIEACPTRSLTMTNEYETADDNRRDLIFTKEDLLAPLLPGMEQPPHPMRLGNDEQDYYVRGPELARQAGVPEGETVETGPEEARR; encoded by the coding sequence ATGGGAGTGTTTGATCCGATCAAGGGCTTCGGCGTCACCTTCTCGACGATGTTCCGCAAGGTCGTCACCGAGGAGTACCCGGAGGTCAAGAAGATCCCGGCGCCTCGGTTCCACGGCAAGCACCAGCTCAACCGCCACCCGGACGGGCTGGAGAAGTGCGTGGGCTGCGAGCTGTGCGCCTGGGCGTGCCCCGCCGACGCGATCTTCGTCGAGGGCGGCACGAACACCGAGGACGAGCGGTACTCGCCCGGCGAGCGCTACGGCATGGACTACCAGATCAACTACCTGCGCTGCATCGGCTGCGGGTTGTGCATCGAGGCCTGCCCGACCCGCTCGCTGACCATGACCAACGAGTACGAGACCGCCGACGACAACCGTCGCGACCTCATCTTCACCAAGGAAGACCTGCTCGCGCCGCTGCTGCCGGGCATGGAGCAGCCGCCGCACCCGATGCGGCTCGGCAACGACGAGCAGGACTACTACGTGCGCGGTCCGGAACTGGCACGGCAGGCCGGGGTTCCCGAGGGCGAGACCGTGGAGACCGGTCCTGAGGAGGCCAGAAGGTGA
- the nuoH gene encoding NADH-quinone oxidoreductase subunit NuoH, producing the protein MTNTAELLADDPIWLVLIKVVAIFAFLVVMTLFSIWAERRVIGRMQHRPGPNRAGPFGLLQSLADGLKLAFKEDIRPVLADKWVYFLAPVISATPALVAFSVIPIGGEVSVFGQQTALQLVELPVGLLVVLACASIGVYGIVLAGWSSGSPYPLLGSLRSAAQVISYEIAMGLSFVAVIMYAGTLSTSGIVEAQKDGWFALLLPFSFLVYVVSMVGETNRAPFDLPEAESELVGGFHTEYSSLKFALFFLAEYINMVTVSALATTLFLGGWHAPWPLSAIGGGVLNTGWWPVLWFLGKTLAFLFVFVWLRGTLPRLRYDQFMNLGWKFLVPLSLLWIIAVTVIRALRNNDAVTSQQFLIAGGVVIAVLLVATFLIPDRKVPESDGEVPLAGSGYPIPPLDLEVPKAPPRRSAVHAGAQAAPAGQLPGEGAGSTKEEPNGSV; encoded by the coding sequence GATCTTCGCCTTCCTCGTGGTGATGACGCTGTTCTCGATTTGGGCAGAGCGGCGCGTCATCGGCCGCATGCAGCACCGGCCGGGCCCGAACCGGGCCGGACCGTTCGGCCTGCTGCAGTCGCTGGCCGACGGCCTGAAGCTGGCGTTCAAGGAGGACATCCGGCCGGTGCTGGCCGACAAGTGGGTGTACTTCCTGGCCCCGGTGATCTCGGCGACGCCCGCGCTGGTGGCGTTCTCGGTGATCCCGATCGGCGGCGAGGTCAGCGTCTTCGGCCAGCAGACCGCGCTGCAGCTCGTCGAGCTGCCGGTCGGCCTGCTGGTGGTGCTGGCCTGCGCCTCGATCGGCGTCTACGGCATCGTGCTGGCCGGCTGGTCCTCGGGCTCGCCCTACCCGCTGCTGGGCTCGCTGCGCTCGGCGGCGCAGGTGATCTCCTACGAGATCGCGATGGGCCTGTCGTTCGTCGCGGTGATCATGTACGCCGGGACGCTGTCGACCTCGGGCATCGTCGAGGCGCAGAAGGACGGCTGGTTCGCGCTGCTGCTGCCCTTCAGCTTCCTGGTCTACGTGGTGTCGATGGTCGGCGAGACCAACCGCGCCCCGTTCGACCTCCCGGAGGCCGAGTCCGAGCTGGTCGGCGGCTTCCACACCGAGTACTCGTCGCTGAAGTTCGCGCTGTTCTTCCTCGCCGAGTACATCAACATGGTCACCGTCTCGGCGCTGGCGACGACGCTGTTCCTCGGCGGCTGGCACGCCCCGTGGCCGCTGTCGGCGATCGGCGGCGGGGTCCTCAACACCGGCTGGTGGCCGGTGCTGTGGTTCCTCGGCAAGACGCTGGCCTTCCTGTTCGTCTTCGTCTGGCTGCGCGGCACCCTGCCGCGGTTGCGCTACGACCAGTTCATGAACCTGGGCTGGAAGTTCCTGGTGCCGCTGAGCCTGCTGTGGATCATCGCGGTCACCGTCATCCGGGCCCTGCGCAACAACGACGCGGTCACCTCGCAGCAGTTCCTGATCGCGGGCGGCGTGGTCATCGCCGTCCTGCTCGTCGCGACGTTCCTGATCCCGGACCGCAAGGTCCCGGAGTCCGACGGCGAGGTCCCGCTCGCGGGCAGCGGGTACCCGATCCCGCCGCTGGACCTCGAAGTGCCGAAGGCCCCGCCGCGGCGCAGCGCGGTGCACGCGGGTGCGCAGGCCGCGCCGGCCGGGCAGCTGCCGGGCGAAGGCGCCGGCTCGACCAAGGAGGAGCCCAATGGGAGTGTTTGA